In one Thermosipho ferrireducens genomic region, the following are encoded:
- a CDS encoding PadR family transcriptional regulator has protein sequence MPGGFGRGGRRGFGQGGVLAAMLLLLLKEKPGHGYEIIQRLNELNFYRFQHDPGVIYRMLRKMEMNGFITYSLQEGEGPIRKVYRITSIGEMFLKEMAKEIKELSKLFSKFLEEYERLSKNKEAEK, from the coding sequence ATGCCGGGAGGTTTTGGAAGAGGAGGAAGAAGAGGATTTGGTCAGGGTGGGGTTTTAGCAGCAATGCTTTTGCTTCTTTTAAAAGAAAAACCAGGTCATGGTTACGAAATCATCCAGCGGCTTAACGAACTCAACTTTTACAGATTTCAACATGATCCAGGAGTTATATATCGTATGTTAAGAAAAATGGAAATGAATGGCTTTATAACTTATTCTCTTCAAGAAGGAGAAGGTCCAATAAGAAAAGTTTATAGAATAACATCAATAGGGGAGATGTTTTTAAAAGAAATGGCAAAAGAGATAAAAGAACTTTCAAAACTATTTAGCAAATTTTTGGAAGAATATGAAAGGTTAAGTAAAAATAAGGAGGCGGAAAAATGA
- a CDS encoding NifB/NifX family molybdenum-iron cluster-binding protein: protein MIIAIPVVENKGKDSRISEHFGHAPFFAFVEIENGSVKEILVERNPYEEHEPGAIPEYISSKKVSVLIVRGIGARAVEFLKRFEINVIRGASGTVEEVINSYLKGILKDTDYRVKEKFHSH from the coding sequence ATGATTATCGCGATACCTGTTGTTGAAAATAAAGGTAAAGATTCGAGAATTTCTGAACATTTTGGTCATGCTCCATTTTTTGCTTTTGTTGAAATAGAGAATGGAAGTGTAAAAGAAATATTAGTAGAGCGAAATCCTTATGAGGAACATGAACCTGGAGCCATACCGGAATATATTTCCAGTAAAAAAGTTTCAGTTTTAATAGTAAGGGGAATTGGAGCACGCGCTGTAGAATTTTTGAAACGCTTTGAAATAAATGTTATAAGAGGAGCAAGTGGAACAGTGGAAGAAGTGATCAATTCCTATTTAAAAGGTATATTGAAAGACACTGATTATAGAGTAAAAGAAAAATTTCATAGTCATTGA
- a CDS encoding PD-(D/E)XK nuclease family protein: MKKAIVIELSKNHFDEIASRITDIYIPKPFSSLFIGPTGFYVRQIADKIARKINKTLNRDAFRVINQYVTETLVRNNFDAIVLDREFFKVFIAGEIEELIKRYEKKRDDYYDFLKVVSRSSGVIDYILEIFEKAWELKNSTEDNLSYQYQEIQEILLQENFLSRLVNELLDEINDIFKSSTKLYDPITVYKWYIENAHYVEKKKENLIISGFFDLTPLLKDVLKKMFELSENVYFYVWDKVEDRAFEEIDKIYSFLEENGFEFENVKTRSKRKLIDIVKGIKVYYYKDPTAEIKLISGEIKKLLIEEKAAPGDIAVIAPTSQIMLQIAEEFKEMLVPYRLAGIIKLSDSKIVKMLLQPLKTIYGGYDTEDLLAIIESPFIKDRVITMDQIEKLFKEFGFYALDLKPSDYKNWTKINEYYIKPINRKIEELSKVIDDDTYEDRQKKIEEYTHFRYIVEKTFKMLFDIQNNLKKKDFITWFKKFIKNQVSQLELFKNSVYKEYLKEDSLVKELNALGKFVEVIEKVENNTGQLFKNQRVKWETMYKILTNIVNIETFKTTNRYSNAVEILDIQTARFVKKKYKFFIHFTDGYYPSLNVNPLILQATKDPKQIKKFNETLERRNIILSFSFAENIIVSAPLSTLTGEPLLISQYIKEFFKKEGEFYQLNGILPDAQNIYSLQDKEIFEHLIKNHSRRLTTNISNWIGNFDENTLLSHSKISDFVDCPFLFYLKVIANVKPLFEEKYYLYKGILYHRVLEKLFRENTFTHETEINENKIRKIVEKEYEEIFIDEMSRYSIPKNLLIEEFTDNLYSFLKEHLSEKGYVQIAGKYSLHKKKTLKTEAKYRKSIALNKKQYNFEVRIDRIDEIGENFMIFEGKNAKEISKALTKSNKKAYALIDYKNSLSRIIAEQLLIYDLVVRKGGFSNENSYDSFLIFFGIERKNNKKSFFIKHQVTETENGTIEELIIPGAGKSKSYFVLPYKFFLNWLEFVIENISSGYFVPIAVEKKLNRFLTYAARISEKNLAESGENKEKKCINYHQSCYFADICNSFEIYENVRLLK; this comes from the coding sequence GTGAAAAAAGCTATAGTAATAGAGCTGAGCAAGAATCATTTTGATGAAATAGCCAGTAGAATCACCGATATTTACATACCCAAGCCTTTTTCTTCTCTTTTTATAGGCCCAACAGGCTTTTATGTAAGACAAATAGCTGATAAAATAGCGCGGAAAATCAATAAAACATTAAACAGAGATGCCTTCAGGGTTATAAATCAATATGTTACTGAAACACTGGTAAGAAATAATTTCGATGCAATAGTACTTGATCGAGAATTTTTTAAAGTTTTTATTGCAGGTGAAATAGAAGAACTTATAAAAAGATACGAAAAAAAACGCGATGATTATTATGACTTTTTAAAAGTCGTCTCCCGTTCAAGTGGAGTGATAGACTACATCCTTGAAATATTTGAAAAGGCCTGGGAATTAAAAAATTCCACCGAGGATAATTTATCATACCAATACCAGGAAATTCAGGAGATCCTATTACAGGAAAACTTTCTCTCCCGCCTTGTTAACGAGCTTCTTGATGAAATAAATGATATTTTTAAAAGCAGCACAAAACTTTACGACCCAATAACTGTTTATAAATGGTATATTGAAAATGCACACTATGTTGAAAAAAAGAAAGAAAACTTAATTATAAGTGGCTTTTTTGATTTAACTCCTTTATTGAAAGACGTGTTAAAAAAGATGTTTGAACTAAGTGAAAATGTTTATTTTTATGTATGGGATAAAGTTGAAGATCGCGCTTTTGAGGAAATTGACAAAATATATTCTTTTTTAGAAGAAAATGGTTTTGAATTTGAAAATGTTAAAACTCGCTCAAAAAGGAAGTTAATAGACATAGTTAAAGGTATAAAGGTATATTATTACAAAGATCCAACTGCAGAAATCAAACTTATCTCTGGAGAAATTAAAAAACTTCTAATAGAAGAAAAAGCAGCACCTGGCGATATTGCCGTAATTGCTCCCACATCTCAAATTATGCTGCAGATTGCCGAAGAATTCAAAGAGATGCTTGTTCCCTATCGTTTAGCTGGAATTATAAAGCTTTCAGACAGTAAAATTGTCAAAATGCTTCTACAGCCTTTGAAAACAATTTACGGAGGATATGATACAGAAGATTTGCTTGCAATAATTGAATCCCCCTTTATAAAAGATAGAGTTATTACAATGGATCAAATTGAAAAACTGTTTAAGGAATTTGGATTTTACGCTCTTGACCTTAAACCATCTGATTACAAAAATTGGACTAAAATAAATGAATATTACATCAAACCTATTAACAGGAAGATAGAAGAACTTTCTAAAGTAATAGATGATGATACGTACGAGGATCGTCAAAAGAAAATAGAAGAATACACACATTTCAGGTATATTGTTGAAAAAACATTTAAAATGCTTTTTGATATACAAAACAATTTGAAAAAAAAGGATTTCATTACGTGGTTTAAAAAATTTATCAAAAATCAGGTTTCACAGCTTGAACTTTTCAAAAATAGCGTCTACAAAGAATATTTAAAAGAAGACAGTCTTGTAAAAGAGCTTAACGCCCTTGGAAAATTTGTTGAAGTGATTGAGAAAGTTGAAAACAATACAGGGCAACTTTTTAAAAATCAAAGGGTAAAATGGGAAACAATGTATAAAATACTGACTAATATTGTAAATATCGAAACTTTCAAAACTACCAACAGATATTCAAATGCGGTTGAGATTTTAGATATTCAAACAGCAAGGTTTGTTAAAAAGAAATACAAGTTTTTTATCCATTTTACAGATGGTTATTATCCCTCGCTCAATGTTAATCCATTAATCCTACAGGCAACAAAAGATCCAAAGCAAATCAAAAAATTCAATGAAACATTAGAACGCAGAAATATTATTTTATCCTTTTCCTTTGCAGAAAATATTATCGTTTCCGCTCCACTTTCAACATTGACAGGTGAGCCTTTGCTAATTTCTCAATATATAAAAGAATTTTTTAAGAAAGAAGGAGAATTTTATCAATTAAATGGTATATTACCCGATGCACAAAATATCTATTCTTTGCAGGATAAAGAAATATTCGAACACTTAATAAAAAATCACTCCCGACGTCTCACAACAAATATTTCAAACTGGATTGGTAATTTTGATGAAAATACCCTGCTCAGTCACAGTAAAATTTCAGATTTTGTAGATTGCCCTTTCTTATTCTATTTAAAAGTAATTGCTAATGTTAAACCGCTTTTTGAAGAAAAGTATTATCTTTACAAAGGAATTTTATATCATAGAGTTCTTGAAAAACTATTTAGAGAAAATACTTTTACGCATGAAACAGAAATAAATGAGAATAAAATAAGAAAAATTGTTGAAAAAGAATATGAAGAAATATTTATTGACGAAATGAGCAGGTATTCCATTCCAAAGAACCTTTTAATTGAAGAATTTACAGATAACCTATATAGCTTTTTAAAAGAGCATTTATCTGAAAAAGGTTACGTGCAAATAGCAGGAAAATATAGCCTCCACAAAAAGAAAACTTTAAAAACAGAAGCAAAATATAGAAAAAGCATAGCATTAAACAAAAAACAGTATAACTTTGAAGTAAGAATAGATAGAATAGATGAGATAGGAGAAAATTTTATGATTTTCGAAGGAAAAAATGCAAAAGAAATAAGCAAGGCGCTTACCAAATCAAATAAAAAGGCGTACGCATTAATAGATTACAAGAATTCTTTAAGCAGGATAATAGCAGAGCAACTTTTAATATATGATCTTGTTGTAAGAAAAGGTGGTTTTTCGAATGAAAATAGTTATGACTCGTTTCTGATATTTTTCGGTATTGAAAGAAAAAATAACAAAAAAAGCTTTTTCATAAAACATCAGGTAACTGAAACTGAGAATGGAACAATAGAAGAGTTAATAATACCAGGAGCAGGTAAATCTAAAAGCTATTTTGTTCTACCGTATAAGTTCTTTCTGAACTGGCTTGAATTTGTTATTGAAAATATTTCTTCAGGATACTTTGTTCCAATTGCTGTTGAAAAAAAATTAAATAGATTTCTAACATACGCTGCCAGAATAAGTGAAAAAAATCTTGCAGAGAGCGGTGAAAATAAAGAAAAGAAGTGCATAAATTATCATCAAAGTTGTTACTTCGCAGATATATGTAATAGCTTTGAAATATATGAAAATGTACGTCTTTTAAAATAA
- a CDS encoding UvrD-helicase domain-containing protein, translating to MEGQDVLSIIRKNPNMNYFISASAGTGKTYTITQYYISILEFYEKKNYPEIVDEIVAVTFTRKAAGEMKERITKSIKEKIDKRSGNVKYWRNVQTAMSRAIISTIDSFCQRILREENLKVGIDPNFTIISDVKAAKLIDKAVYLTLKYTFEIYDNGNVEVTTRLSSYRRQKVKELLDELLLYKNGIKVLFERMKSVGIIEELLRETLVNWRTEIKMATISSAIEDIAKDASEALKAFRIMVLIAKEIYEGNTIDNFEFDFKAILEKTIEIFDDDEINEKYKNRYKYIIVDEFQDTNYLQKELFDKLHSDNNYIFYVGDRKQSIYRFRGADVSVFIRTQQEFEQKEKEGKNYKVLALKDNYRSHPELVSFFNTISRETLFNKNIITSENNDDVFFYEVFKTIEPSLYEKLWFSEKLDNSNAKLICEKDKIPGIFQEKGSRIKYILINQEKLNKEKRIKAEAEAAAFVINSLVGKELKMKKRSGEKIEYEVTTIKYGDFAILRSRIANVEEVYQEVFRNHGIPLYIVGGKNFYNRLEIKAVLSALYAVQNPNNNFYFTQFFFSPLVMGDFKSYDKIVSSKKDKKDYLFQVAKQISGELNENIQKALKILEKYAELKYYIRPTEVLKGLIKDLNYFEKLTYFKDYKNAILNVKKLLLEASNFDQIASSFSELVRLIKRLNESVEAEASLEDETSDSVKLMSIHASKGLEFKIVLLGDLFSEKRRSTNKENLQFTHPDSSGKRYYVLKKFINEFKDDFPAEKQEKFQEALKEFYINDVYDATEARRKLYVAITRASEMFIPILFAKDPGEPPKSYFANIKELSSYGVINVNPEDIKINSENIPAETIFSEKIPPENLSDFRKKAYRMYISPTSIYNFLPFKEIKEKELSTEFLEEPDYMLNFQKLFLEETFEGSDIHKKLASVNKLSQLKYLEEIGILKIKLSENQILAKLFETSEEIFSEWRLVKHVNYEGKDYMLFGIPDKVFKINGDFIVVDFKHSEFPGKGKAKQLQKYDFQLKFYMYLLKDFGKVKEGYIISTRTGETIKIMPPEDSFENTIFELLKLSEKVEQ from the coding sequence GTGGAAGGACAGGATGTATTGTCTATTATACGAAAAAATCCCAATATGAATTATTTTATTTCAGCTTCTGCAGGCACTGGTAAAACTTACACTATTACTCAGTATTATATTTCTATACTGGAATTTTACGAGAAAAAGAATTATCCAGAAATAGTTGATGAGATAGTTGCGGTTACTTTTACCAGGAAAGCAGCAGGGGAAATGAAGGAGAGAATAACAAAAAGTATTAAAGAAAAAATAGACAAAAGATCCGGCAATGTCAAGTACTGGAGAAATGTTCAAACAGCGATGTCCCGGGCCATTATTTCTACTATAGATAGTTTTTGTCAGAGAATATTAAGGGAAGAAAATTTAAAAGTGGGAATAGATCCCAATTTTACGATAATAAGCGATGTAAAAGCCGCTAAGTTGATAGACAAGGCTGTTTATTTGACACTAAAGTATACTTTTGAAATTTATGACAATGGAAATGTGGAAGTAACAACAAGACTATCTTCTTATCGAAGACAAAAAGTAAAAGAACTTCTCGATGAACTTTTGCTCTATAAAAATGGTATTAAAGTGTTGTTTGAACGAATGAAAAGTGTTGGAATAATAGAAGAATTACTCCGGGAAACACTTGTCAACTGGAGAACCGAAATTAAAATGGCCACAATAAGCAGCGCTATTGAAGACATAGCAAAAGACGCTTCTGAAGCTTTAAAGGCTTTTAGAATAATGGTTTTAATAGCAAAAGAAATATACGAGGGAAATACCATAGATAATTTCGAGTTTGACTTTAAAGCTATTCTTGAAAAGACCATAGAAATTTTCGACGATGATGAAATTAACGAAAAATACAAAAATCGCTATAAATACATTATAGTTGACGAATTTCAGGACACAAATTATTTGCAAAAGGAGCTTTTTGATAAATTACACAGCGATAATAATTATATATTTTACGTTGGAGATAGAAAACAGTCGATTTACAGGTTCCGTGGAGCTGATGTTTCTGTTTTTATAAGAACACAGCAGGAATTTGAACAGAAAGAAAAAGAAGGTAAAAATTACAAAGTTCTCGCTTTAAAAGATAATTACAGATCCCATCCCGAATTAGTTTCGTTTTTCAACACAATTTCCCGCGAAACTCTTTTCAATAAAAATATTATTACATCGGAAAATAATGATGATGTATTTTTTTATGAAGTATTTAAAACTATCGAACCTTCTTTATACGAAAAACTGTGGTTTAGTGAAAAATTGGACAATTCAAATGCAAAATTAATCTGCGAAAAAGACAAAATCCCGGGTATTTTTCAGGAAAAAGGTAGCAGAATAAAATATATACTAATAAACCAGGAGAAGCTAAATAAAGAAAAGAGGATAAAAGCTGAAGCAGAAGCTGCTGCTTTTGTTATAAATTCTCTGGTTGGAAAAGAATTGAAAATGAAAAAAAGATCAGGAGAAAAAATTGAATACGAAGTTACAACAATAAAATATGGAGATTTTGCAATTTTACGTTCAAGAATAGCAAACGTGGAAGAAGTTTATCAAGAAGTATTTAGAAATCACGGGATTCCTCTTTACATTGTGGGCGGAAAAAATTTTTACAACAGACTTGAAATAAAAGCTGTGTTAAGCGCGTTATACGCCGTTCAAAATCCGAATAATAATTTCTATTTTACACAGTTTTTCTTTTCTCCATTAGTAATGGGGGATTTTAAATCTTACGATAAAATTGTGTCTTCAAAAAAAGATAAAAAAGATTATTTATTTCAGGTTGCCAAACAAATAAGTGGTGAATTAAATGAAAATATCCAGAAGGCTTTAAAAATACTGGAAAAATATGCAGAATTAAAATATTATATACGTCCAACAGAGGTGTTGAAAGGACTTATTAAGGATTTGAATTATTTTGAAAAACTTACATATTTCAAGGATTACAAAAATGCGATTTTAAACGTGAAAAAACTTCTTTTAGAAGCATCGAATTTTGATCAAATAGCGTCTTCTTTTTCAGAGCTTGTTAGACTTATAAAGCGTTTAAATGAAAGTGTAGAAGCGGAAGCTTCTCTTGAAGATGAAACATCCGACAGTGTAAAATTAATGTCCATCCATGCTTCAAAGGGTTTGGAGTTTAAAATAGTCCTGTTAGGTGATTTGTTTAGCGAAAAACGCAGGTCAACGAATAAGGAAAATCTGCAATTTACCCATCCAGATAGTAGTGGAAAAAGATATTATGTACTCAAAAAATTCATAAACGAATTTAAAGATGATTTTCCAGCAGAAAAGCAAGAAAAGTTTCAGGAAGCGCTTAAGGAATTTTACATAAACGATGTTTATGACGCCACTGAAGCAAGGCGAAAGCTGTATGTAGCTATAACCAGAGCTTCTGAAATGTTCATCCCTATATTGTTTGCAAAAGATCCAGGAGAACCACCAAAGTCTTATTTCGCTAATATTAAAGAATTATCCAGTTATGGTGTTATAAATGTAAATCCAGAAGATATCAAGATCAATTCTGAAAATATTCCTGCTGAAACTATATTTTCTGAAAAAATTCCCCCTGAAAATCTAAGCGATTTTAGAAAAAAAGCTTACAGAATGTACATATCACCAACAAGTATTTACAATTTTCTTCCTTTTAAAGAAATCAAAGAAAAAGAGTTATCAACGGAATTTCTGGAAGAACCTGACTATATGTTAAATTTCCAGAAGTTGTTTTTAGAAGAAACATTTGAAGGCAGTGATATCCACAAAAAACTGGCATCTGTTAATAAACTTTCACAGCTTAAATATCTTGAAGAAATAGGCATACTAAAAATTAAACTTTCAGAAAATCAAATCCTGGCAAAACTTTTTGAAACAAGTGAGGAAATTTTCTCTGAGTGGAGACTTGTAAAACATGTAAATTACGAAGGCAAAGATTATATGTTGTTTGGAATACCGGATAAAGTTTTTAAAATTAACGGCGATTTCATTGTCGTCGATTTTAAGCATTCCGAGTTTCCTGGAAAAGGAAAAGCAAAGCAACTTCAAAAATATGATTTCCAGTTAAAATTCTATATGTATCTTTTAAAAGATTTCGGGAAGGTAAAAGAAGGATACATAATTAGTACAAGAACAGGTGAAACAATAAAAATAATGCCCCCAGAAGATAGTTTTGAAAATACAATATTTGAATTATTGAAACTTTCAGAGAAGGTGGAACAGTGA
- a CDS encoding GIY-YIG nuclease family protein — translation MSICILPFTVSEHKEKLVEGFTKKYNVDKLVYFEMYEDIKLCIEREKEIKGWRREKKNKLVESMNPEWKDLSYRL, via the coding sequence TTGTCCATTTGTATTTTACCATTTACAGTTTCTGAACACAAAGAAAAGCTTGTAGAAGGTTTCACAAAAAAATACAATGTGGATAAGTTAGTTTATTTTGAAATGTATGAAGACATAAAATTATGCATTGAGCGAGAAAAAGAAATAAAAGGTTGGAGAAGGGAAAAGAAAAATAAGCTGGTTGAGTCTATGAATCCTGAATGGAAAGATTTAAGTTACAGATTATAA
- the istB gene encoding IS21-like element helper ATPase IstB, which produces MNVYIKLQNNLEELNLVNMKNNLDKYITLINNEEKSIVEALYELSELELKAKRKRAIASMVKVANFPFLKGIEDFDFDFQPGINKQQILDLKSLRFVENNENILFVGTPGVGKTHLAVSLGIECAKHRYSTYFIHFQELIAQLKKALKENRLEVRLKHFAKYKVLIIDEIGYLPIDKDGANIFFQLISKRYEKHSTIITTNTPFSEWSEIFGSPVLAQAILDRLLHHSHVISIKGESYRLKEKLEFFSNSSKQ; this is translated from the coding sequence ATGAATGTTTATATAAAATTACAAAACAATCTGGAAGAATTGAATCTGGTAAATATGAAAAATAATCTGGATAAATATATAACCCTTATAAATAATGAAGAAAAAAGCATAGTAGAAGCATTATATGAATTAAGTGAATTAGAGTTAAAAGCAAAGAGAAAAAGAGCTATTGCTTCAATGGTAAAAGTTGCTAATTTTCCTTTTTTGAAAGGAATAGAAGATTTTGACTTTGATTTTCAACCTGGAATAAATAAACAACAAATCTTAGATTTAAAAAGCTTAAGATTTGTGGAAAATAATGAAAATATATTATTTGTAGGTACTCCAGGAGTTGGTAAAACGCATCTTGCTGTTTCATTGGGAATTGAATGTGCAAAACATAGATACTCAACATATTTTATACATTTTCAAGAATTAATAGCTCAATTGAAAAAGGCTTTAAAAGAAAATAGATTAGAAGTAAGACTAAAACATTTTGCAAAATACAAAGTATTAATAATAGATGAAATAGGATATTTACCAATAGATAAAGATGGTGCAAATATATTCTTCCAGTTAATCTCAAAAAGATATGAAAAACATTCAACGATAATAACAACCAATACACCGTTTTCAGAGTGGAGTGAAATATTTGGATCCCCTGTCCTGGCTCAAGCAATCCTGGATAGACTACTGCATCATTCCCACGTAATTTCAATTAAAGGTGAATCATATAGATTAAAGGAAAAACTCGAATTTTTCTCTAATTCTTCTAAGCAATAA
- a CDS encoding DUF5320 family protein: MPGFDGTGPLGTGPIGWGRGYCGAAPKRSLRLFNLHAPGYGVGRGYGFGGGFGRGFGRGRFFGWNRGYGFGRGFFGWSRGFGGFNRRGRW, encoded by the coding sequence ATGCCAGGATTTGATGGTACAGGCCCATTGGGAACTGGTCCAATAGGCTGGGGTAGAGGTTATTGCGGTGCAGCGCCAAAAAGGAGTTTAAGATTGTTTAATCTACATGCTCCGGGATACGGTGTTGGCAGAGGTTATGGATTTGGTGGAGGATTCGGTAGAGGATTTGGCAGAGGAAGGTTTTTTGGTTGGAATAGAGGTTATGGATTTGGTAGAGGATTTTTTGGCTGGAGCAGAGGATTTGGAGGATTTAACAGACGCGGTAGATGGTGA
- a CDS encoding DUF5320 domain-containing protein — protein MRGYGRGFGRCFGFGRNWGAGYGRAYGYAPTPEEEKYFIENERDMLLDYRDYLKSELDFVEERLNMLNRYLQEGGE, from the coding sequence ATGAGAGGTTACGGGAGAGGCTTTGGTAGATGTTTCGGATTTGGTAGAAACTGGGGAGCAGGGTATGGTAGAGCTTATGGTTATGCTCCAACACCGGAAGAGGAAAAATATTTTATTGAAAATGAGAGGGATATGCTTTTGGATTACCGAGATTATCTGAAAAGTGAACTGGATTTCGTTGAAGAAAGATTAAACATGTTAAATAGATACCTTCAAGAAGGAGGTGAGTGA
- the istA gene encoding IS21 family transposase, with protein MEKIKQHLQMLRGMNLKPNFSELARIYGIDRRTVKKYWEGYQGKPKTRNKPSKLDKYFEKIAMLMSIKGITIRAAYERLRDEEGDVIGTYSNFRKYVKRKGLRAEKNSKGHPRFETLPGIQAQVDWKENMRLHSKSGEEFVVNVFNYKLGYSRYCYFEYRQSKTQQDIFECLINAFKATGGVPQEILFDNMKSVVDITENGRKINNKMKAFAKDFGFKIKLCKPKHSYTKGKVESANKFLNWLLAYNYAFESEEELKDIIRRINKKVNTRINQATNVPPLLLFQKEKEYLFPLPKRHIIESYVDYSVKVKVQKDSLIYYKGNKYSVPPEYIGKIVNLKINENYIYVYYITELIAVHEITGKKINYLNNHYMALMRKHIKSGEELKEVCENNLKNLDKFLQEGNV; from the coding sequence ATGGAGAAAATCAAACAACATTTGCAAATGTTAAGGGGGATGAATTTGAAACCTAACTTTTCTGAACTAGCAAGGATATATGGGATAGATAGAAGAACTGTAAAGAAGTATTGGGAAGGTTATCAGGGAAAGCCTAAAACTAGAAACAAACCCAGTAAGCTGGATAAATATTTTGAAAAAATAGCGATGTTAATGTCAATTAAAGGAATTACAATTAGAGCGGCATATGAAAGATTGAGAGATGAAGAAGGAGATGTAATTGGAACATATTCGAACTTTAGGAAATATGTAAAAAGGAAGGGGTTGAGAGCTGAGAAGAATTCTAAAGGACATCCGAGGTTTGAAACTTTACCTGGTATTCAAGCTCAAGTGGATTGGAAAGAAAATATGAGATTACATTCAAAAAGTGGTGAAGAATTTGTAGTAAATGTATTTAATTACAAATTGGGATATTCAAGATACTGTTACTTTGAATACAGACAAAGCAAAACACAACAAGATATTTTTGAATGTTTAATCAACGCATTTAAAGCTACAGGTGGTGTTCCTCAAGAAATACTATTCGACAATATGAAATCTGTTGTAGATATTACCGAAAACGGTAGAAAAATAAACAACAAGATGAAAGCTTTTGCGAAAGATTTTGGGTTTAAAATTAAATTATGTAAGCCAAAGCACTCATATACCAAAGGGAAAGTAGAATCAGCAAATAAATTTTTAAATTGGTTATTAGCATATAATTACGCTTTTGAAAGTGAGGAAGAATTAAAGGATATAATCAGAAGGATAAATAAAAAAGTCAACACACGAATAAATCAAGCAACTAATGTTCCACCACTGTTGTTGTTTCAAAAAGAAAAGGAGTATTTATTCCCACTACCAAAAAGACATATCATTGAATCATATGTAGATTATTCTGTCAAAGTTAAAGTCCAAAAAGATTCATTGATATACTACAAAGGGAATAAATACTCCGTTCCACCAGAATACATAGGAAAAATAGTTAATTTAAAAATCAATGAGAACTACATCTATGTGTATTATATCACAGAGTTAATAGCAGTACACGAAATAACAGGTAAAAAAATTAATTATCTTAATAACCATTATATGGCATTAATGAGAAAGCATATAAAAAGCGGCGAAGAATTAAAAGAAGTATGTGAGAATAATTTAAAAAATCTGGATAAATTCTTGCAGGAGGGAAATGTATGA
- a CDS encoding GIY-YIG nuclease family protein gives MDKKYFLYILTNWNNKVMYIGITNNLQRRVSVKVKIKMHKKGKIIMDKKSIIA, from the coding sequence ATGGATAAAAAATATTTTCTTTACATTCTTACAAATTGGAATAACAAAGTTATGTATATAGGAATAACAAATAATCTTCAAAGAAGAGTTTCTGTAAAAGTCAAGATAAAAATGCATAAAAAAGGGAAAATAATAATGGACAAAAAAAGTATTATTGCTTAG